In the Halosolutus gelatinilyticus genome, GTGGTCAGACGTGCTACCACCGGCGTTGTTGACGAGGATTTCCACGCTTTCGAACCGATCGACTGTGGCCTCAACGAGTGCCTCTGCAGACGCTGGGGCGGTCACGTCGCAGTCGACGACCTCCACCGCGATATCGCCATTTCGCAGTTCCTCAGCTGTCTCCTCGGCTTTTTCGACCTGAATATCGGCGATCACGACGTTGCTTCCGGCCTCGCCGAGGCGTTTGGCGATTCCGCGTCCGAATCCCTGTGCTCCACCGGTGACGATCGCAGTCTCGTCTGTCAGATCGATATCGATCATGTATTCTGCTCTCATGGAACAAGGAAAAGCGTACCGAATTGTCTCGGAAGTTGGCACCTCCTTGAGGCTGGTTTAGGACGCGCGTCGTCTCATTAGCTCGAGAAGAGCCGTAATCCGACGGCTCGAATCCGACCGTTAGATGACGATCGCGGTGTGGGCTATAGCTGCGCCTCCGGACACGGTGTTACTTCCACTGAATCAGTTGCGGACTTCGATGAGGTCCGTCTTATACTCGTCCGTTGGGAGCTCGTCAATATCGACGACCGTCGGATCGACGCGGACTTTGAGCTGGCCGCGAACGACATCGACGACCTCATTGATGAGCTCCGATTCGGTCCGGGAGGTGCCCGGTTCGGAAGCGATCTCGATCGAGATCGGATTTTCAAAGTGGACTTTCTTTTCGTCGGGGACAATCATTCGGACGCGAGGTGCGACGCCCTCTACCTCGGAGATGACGTCGCGAACCGCTGACGGGAACACGTTCATTCCCTTGTAGATGAGCATCTCATCGGTCCGTCCGATGCAGTGAATCTTCGGCGATGTTCGACCACAATCACAGTCAGTTCCGGTTACGCGAGCGTAGTCACCCGATCGGAATCGAACCAGTGGCGTCGCTTCTCGGCGCAGATGTGTGTAAACGAGTTCGCCCTCTGCTCCTTCTTCGAAGGGCCTGGTATCGCCTGTCTCCGGATTAATCAATTCGACGTGGACATACCCTTGAGCATGAAAGTGCATACCCGATTCCTCCTCACACTCAGCCCACATACAGCCGACGACGTCACCTAATCCCATCGCCTCGCGGACTAAGCTCGCGTCCCACGCGTCGTAAAATTCGGATCGGATTTCCGGATTAGAAATCCCGGGGCCGCCTCCGCCGATAACCTTCGTCATGGGCAAGTCTGCTGGCGAAATACCACACACTTCCTCTGCCTGTTCGGAGAGGTATCGAATATGAGACGTGGTCGTCCAGAGGACATCCGGATGGATGTCGGTCGCGACAGAAAGCAATCGATCGGTGCTTTCACCTCCCGCAGGGACGACATTCGCACCCAATTTCGTTAGCGATTCGAAATACGGTGTTCCGCCCGTGATCATCGTTTGTCCCGCTCCGAACAACACGATATCTGCGGAGCGTACCCCTGTGGTGTAAAACGCGCGCTCTTGGACGGTGTTCCAGTCGCGCCGATCCTGGGACGTGAGGCCGAAGTAGGTGGGTTTGCCCGTTGTTCCGGACGACGAGATGACACGGTTGAGTGCCGAGGTAGGGGCAGTCTGATGTTCGCCGAGGGGTTTAGCTGGCGTCTGAGACACTTGACTGTCACGTTCGTCCTGTTTCGTCATGAACGGAAGTTCAGTGAACTCGTCCAACGTATCGATAGTTGCGGGTCTGACGTCCCACTCCTCGAACAGACGGCGATAATACGCTGATTGCTCCGTGAGATATTCAAGTTGGTTGGGTAGAAGTCGCTCGTGTTTAACAAGCACCTCTTCCCATGGTTCGATCTCAATTAGGTCGTAGACGTCAACCATGATATGCTAACTCACTGCCTATCTAATTCAGTCTATCGGTTCGTGCCTTTGCAAACAACCGGATACAAACGCAAGCGAACGGCCGACACCGCTATTGAATGAACGGTTGTTTGCCCAAAGTTGAAGATGCATATCTTTGATCGACTGCTCCTACTGAGGCCTCCATTGCACACGGCCCCTACACGTCAAACATCGAACTAATATAGGGAGAGGTGAAAATGCATCTTATTTGATCCTCGCAAAAGAATATATACTCCCTTTGTGTATTAGAATCCATGTCAGATGAAACACGCCGAATTCAATCGGTTGATCGGGCGTTTCAGATACTTCGTCAGATCAGCGAAAACGGCTGTAGCAGTATCTTGGAGATCTCTGAAGAGGTCGGACTCTCACCAGGGACTGTACATACTCATTTGGCAACCCTCAAGTCGAAAGGATTCGTTCAGCAAGAGGGGAAAAAATACAAGTTGGGAATGGAATTTATTCCTTTCAGCGAGCGGGCCCGGAGCCAGACAGATCTCTTCCGAGCTGGAAAGACGGAAATCGAGAAATTGGCTCACGAATACGACGCCGTTGCACACTTGATAACTGAATATCAGGGAAAGACACTCATTCTTTACGAAATGTTTGGTAAAG is a window encoding:
- a CDS encoding phenylacetate--CoA ligase family protein, which translates into the protein MVDVYDLIEIEPWEEVLVKHERLLPNQLEYLTEQSAYYRRLFEEWDVRPATIDTLDEFTELPFMTKQDERDSQVSQTPAKPLGEHQTAPTSALNRVISSSGTTGKPTYFGLTSQDRRDWNTVQERAFYTTGVRSADIVLFGAGQTMITGGTPYFESLTKLGANVVPAGGESTDRLLSVATDIHPDVLWTTTSHIRYLSEQAEEVCGISPADLPMTKVIGGGGPGISNPEIRSEFYDAWDASLVREAMGLGDVVGCMWAECEEESGMHFHAQGYVHVELINPETGDTRPFEEGAEGELVYTHLRREATPLVRFRSGDYARVTGTDCDCGRTSPKIHCIGRTDEMLIYKGMNVFPSAVRDVISEVEGVAPRVRMIVPDEKKVHFENPISIEIASEPGTSRTESELINEVVDVVRGQLKVRVDPTVVDIDELPTDEYKTDLIEVRN